One genomic segment of Longimicrobium sp. includes these proteins:
- a CDS encoding sigma-54 dependent transcriptional regulator: SGREGLELIPQIHAADPSLPIVVMTAWGSVESAVEAMRRGARDYVEKPWDNQRLLATLASQVELGRALRQTQRLEQENRRLRSDGLPEMIAESRAMAPVLRLMERVGPSDASVLITGEHGTGKDVVARWLHASSPRASRALVTVNAGAIAEGVFESELFGHVKGAFTDARSDRVGAFELADGGTLFMDEIGTMPHDQQAKLLRVLQSGELQRVGASRTRKVDVRVISATNLDVQQGVEEGRFREDLLFRLNTVEIHLPPLRDRREDVPLLANHFLRRGAAQYRKALEGFTPDAMKALLSYPWPGNVRELEHAVERSILLTAGPRVGVEDLALRGRVPASVAMEEMSLEDAERLLIRKALERFDGNVSQAAEALGLSRSALYRRLERFGL; encoded by the coding sequence CCTCGGGCCGGGAGGGGCTGGAGCTGATCCCGCAGATCCATGCCGCCGACCCCTCGCTGCCCATCGTCGTGATGACGGCGTGGGGAAGCGTGGAGAGCGCGGTCGAGGCGATGCGGCGCGGCGCGCGAGACTACGTGGAGAAGCCGTGGGACAACCAGCGCCTCCTCGCCACCCTCGCGTCGCAGGTGGAGCTGGGGCGCGCCCTGCGCCAGACGCAGCGGCTGGAACAGGAAAACCGCCGCCTGCGCAGCGACGGGCTCCCAGAGATGATCGCCGAGTCGCGCGCCATGGCCCCCGTGCTGCGCCTGATGGAGCGCGTGGGGCCCTCCGACGCGTCCGTGCTCATCACCGGCGAGCACGGCACGGGCAAGGACGTCGTCGCGCGCTGGCTCCACGCCTCGTCGCCCCGCGCCTCGCGCGCACTGGTGACGGTGAACGCGGGCGCCATCGCGGAGGGCGTGTTCGAGAGCGAGCTCTTTGGCCACGTAAAGGGCGCCTTCACCGACGCGCGCTCGGACCGGGTGGGCGCGTTCGAGCTGGCGGACGGCGGCACGCTCTTCATGGACGAGATCGGCACCATGCCGCACGACCAGCAGGCCAAGCTGCTGCGCGTGCTGCAGAGCGGAGAGCTGCAGCGCGTGGGGGCGTCGCGCACCCGCAAGGTGGATGTGCGCGTGATTTCGGCCACCAACCTGGACGTGCAGCAGGGCGTCGAAGAAGGGCGCTTCCGCGAAGACCTCCTCTTCCGCCTCAACACCGTCGAGATCCACCTCCCCCCGCTGCGCGACCGGCGCGAGGACGTGCCGCTGCTGGCGAACCACTTCCTGCGCCGCGGCGCCGCTCAGTACCGCAAGGCGCTGGAGGGCTTCACGCCCGATGCCATGAAGGCGCTCCTCTCCTACCCCTGGCCCGGCAACGTGCGCGAGCTCGAACACGCAGTGGAGCGCTCGATCTTGCTGACCGCCGGCCCGCGCGTGGGCGTGGAGGACCTGGCGCTGCGCGGCCGCGTCCCCGCCTCCGTCGCCATGGAGGAGATGTCGCTGGAGGACGCCGAGCGCCTGCTGATCCGCAAGGCGCTGGAGCGCTTCGACGGCAACGTGAGCCAGGCCGCGGAGGCGCTGGGCCTCAGCCGCAGCGCGCTGTACCGACGGCTGGAGCGCTTCGGGCTGTGA
- a CDS encoding DUF6174 domain-containing protein, whose product MRLKLVLLCIALMAAAGCSRDPTAAWDRSDYHYDFQRICYCGSQVTAPVTIYVRDGRVAHVFKRPSGEDLTSLANADWPTIEDLVERIEEARRNGEKNLVVRYDKERGYPTYIEIGTIANDAGVVYTAENLRFGTPER is encoded by the coding sequence ATGCGCCTGAAGCTTGTTCTGCTCTGCATCGCCCTGATGGCCGCCGCGGGGTGCTCGCGCGATCCCACCGCGGCGTGGGATCGGTCGGACTACCACTACGACTTCCAGAGGATCTGTTACTGCGGAAGCCAGGTGACCGCGCCGGTGACGATCTACGTTCGTGACGGCAGGGTCGCGCACGTCTTCAAGCGCCCGAGCGGGGAGGACCTCACGAGCCTCGCGAACGCGGATTGGCCTACCATCGAGGACCTCGTCGAGCGGATCGAGGAAGCGCGCCGCAATGGCGAGAAGAACCTGGTCGTCCGCTACGACAAGGAGCGCGGCTACCCGACTTACATCGAGATCGGGACGATCGCGAACGATGCCGGAGTCGTGTACACCGCCGAGAACCTGCGATTCGGCACACCCGAGAGATAG
- a CDS encoding DR2241 family protein — translation MSDRPEERGAHAPGGIAEARAALAAWVDDAGAEGRALLQALIRATDGGRYEIRHRRDAGLPLNALEVSRDPFAARAIAQVTDDGEHRPLKTSPNLRAGWALVELDERALWTALDYLYPACALHWHAGRTGTLRVTHWRETAARQTGMYGAVKLLETDAVRNTVRACCGDAVCLRRVAWQVDEATPLEMADEGPAHGDALVPCPEACSMFVSFARQVLKVERAPRRPIDGLVPMAAEETNQLRAMVAAAASGTLGGVREGEFDDPLNPRRIRYLAARLAAAEAPEDEGELPCEGCPRKVPCDGCPMVALTPPAPLSR, via the coding sequence GTGTCTGACCGCCCGGAGGAGCGCGGTGCGCACGCGCCGGGCGGGATCGCGGAGGCCCGCGCGGCGCTGGCGGCATGGGTGGACGATGCGGGGGCGGAGGGGCGCGCCTTGCTCCAGGCGCTGATCCGCGCCACGGACGGCGGGCGCTACGAGATCCGCCATCGCCGCGATGCCGGCCTGCCGCTGAACGCGCTGGAGGTGTCGCGCGACCCGTTCGCCGCGCGCGCCATCGCGCAGGTGACGGATGACGGGGAGCACCGGCCCCTCAAGACGTCGCCCAACCTGCGCGCCGGGTGGGCGCTGGTGGAGCTTGACGAGCGCGCGCTCTGGACCGCGCTCGACTACCTGTACCCCGCCTGCGCGCTGCACTGGCACGCCGGGCGCACCGGCACCCTGCGCGTGACGCACTGGCGCGAGACGGCGGCGCGGCAGACCGGGATGTACGGCGCCGTCAAGCTGCTGGAGACGGACGCCGTGCGGAACACCGTCCGCGCCTGCTGCGGCGACGCCGTGTGCCTGCGCCGCGTGGCCTGGCAGGTGGACGAGGCGACGCCGCTGGAGATGGCCGACGAGGGCCCGGCGCACGGCGACGCGCTGGTCCCCTGCCCCGAGGCGTGCTCGATGTTCGTCTCGTTCGCGCGGCAGGTGCTCAAGGTGGAGCGCGCCCCCCGCCGCCCCATCGACGGCCTGGTGCCGATGGCGGCGGAGGAGACGAACCAGCTCCGCGCGATGGTGGCCGCCGCCGCGTCCGGCACGCTGGGCGGCGTGCGCGAGGGCGAGTTCGACGACCCGCTCAACCCGCGCCGCATCCGCTACCTCGCCGCCCGCCTCGCCGCCGCCGAAGCTCCGGAGGACGAGGGCGAGCTGCCGTGCGAGGGGTGCCCGCGTAAGGTGCCGTGCGACGGGTGCCCGATGGTGGCCCTCACCCCCCCGGCCCCCCTCTCCCGATAA
- a CDS encoding ATP-binding protein: MPPRRRRTRHQTQIFLLALMAGLPGVALSALLLWRGGYDSGVQWTAAVLVGGGWLLAAWMVRERAIRPLQTLSNLLAALREGDFSLRARGARPDDALGLALVEANALGETLREQRIGAIEATALLRRVMAEIDVAVFAIDEGGRVRLVNRAGERLLDRPPERIIGFPADELELTDLLEGETPRTVEHEFPGGAGRWEVRRGPFRQGGRSHQLLVVADVSRVLREEERQAWRRLIRVLSHEINNSLAPIQSIAGTLQGMVGEDAVPGELGDDLRGGLAIIAGRSTSLSRFMAEYARLARLPPPSLSPIDIGLRVRHTAELERRLPVRVVPGDELLVSADADQIDQLLINLVRNATDAALETGGGVRAGWRADGDGVEVWVEDDGPGLADTANLFVPFFTTKRNGTGIGLALSRQIAEAHGGTLTLENRVDARGCIARLVLPG, translated from the coding sequence ATGCCCCCGCGCCGGCGCCGGACGCGCCATCAGACTCAGATCTTCCTCCTCGCGCTCATGGCGGGGCTGCCGGGGGTGGCGCTTTCGGCGCTGCTGCTGTGGCGGGGCGGGTACGACAGCGGCGTGCAGTGGACGGCGGCCGTGCTGGTGGGCGGCGGCTGGCTGCTGGCCGCGTGGATGGTGCGCGAGCGGGCCATCCGCCCCCTCCAGACCCTCTCCAACCTGCTGGCGGCGCTGCGCGAGGGCGACTTCTCGCTCCGCGCCCGCGGCGCGCGCCCCGACGACGCGCTCGGGCTCGCGCTGGTGGAGGCCAACGCGCTGGGCGAGACGCTTCGCGAGCAGCGCATCGGCGCCATCGAGGCGACGGCACTCCTGCGGCGGGTGATGGCGGAGATCGACGTGGCCGTCTTCGCCATCGACGAGGGCGGGCGCGTGCGCCTCGTCAACCGCGCTGGCGAGCGCCTCCTCGACCGCCCGCCGGAGCGCATCATCGGCTTCCCCGCCGACGAGCTGGAGCTGACCGATCTGCTGGAGGGCGAGACGCCGCGCACGGTCGAGCACGAGTTCCCCGGCGGCGCGGGGCGTTGGGAGGTGCGGCGCGGGCCGTTCCGGCAGGGAGGCCGCTCGCACCAGCTCCTGGTGGTGGCGGACGTGAGCCGCGTGCTTCGCGAAGAGGAGCGGCAGGCGTGGCGGCGGCTGATCCGCGTGCTGAGCCACGAGATCAACAACTCGCTGGCGCCCATCCAGTCCATCGCCGGCACCCTGCAGGGGATGGTGGGCGAGGACGCCGTTCCCGGCGAGCTGGGCGACGACCTGCGCGGCGGCCTGGCGATCATCGCGGGGCGCTCCACCTCGCTCAGCCGCTTCATGGCCGAGTACGCCCGCCTCGCGCGCCTTCCGCCCCCCTCGCTCAGCCCCATCGACATCGGGCTGCGCGTGCGCCACACGGCGGAGCTGGAGCGGCGCCTCCCCGTGCGCGTCGTCCCCGGCGACGAGCTGCTGGTGAGCGCCGACGCCGACCAGATCGACCAGCTCCTGATCAACCTCGTCCGCAACGCCACCGATGCCGCATTGGAGACCGGCGGCGGGGTGCGCGCCGGCTGGCGGGCGGATGGGGACGGGGTGGAGGTGTGGGTGGAGGATGATGGCCCGGGCCTGGCGGACACGGCCAACCTGTTCGTCCCCTTCTTCACCACGAAGCGCAACGGCACCGGCATCGGCCTGGCCCTCAGCCGCCAGATCGCCGAGGCCCACGGCGGCACCCTGACCCTGGAGAACCGGGTGGATGCGCGGGGGTGCATCGCGCGGCTGGTGCTGCCGGGGTGA
- a CDS encoding lytic transglycosylase domain-containing protein translates to MKNSESSRTRSRFRNDTRALLTSRPVQVLLVLGAMVEGAVILGRDRAPEPAKPVTMQQALHEAITPVKVVEHKRLEKLADLAVNEDAREDETVAEAQKLAEKYRKNGFKVSDRLAVQIHEAAVENGIKPEVAFGLVKTESGFKTSATSHVGAIGLTQLMPATANWLKPGTTRSDLRDSETNLEIGFKYLSDLIEKYDGNTKLALLAYNRGPGTVDRLLKRGRNPDNGYADMVYGRRNGHR, encoded by the coding sequence ATGAAGAACAGCGAATCGAGCCGTACCCGTTCGCGTTTTCGCAACGATACCCGCGCGCTCCTCACTTCGCGCCCGGTGCAGGTTCTCCTGGTGCTCGGGGCGATGGTGGAGGGCGCGGTGATCCTGGGCCGCGACAGGGCGCCGGAGCCCGCGAAGCCGGTCACGATGCAGCAGGCTCTTCACGAGGCCATCACGCCGGTGAAGGTGGTGGAGCACAAGCGCCTCGAGAAGCTGGCCGACCTGGCCGTGAACGAGGACGCCCGCGAGGACGAGACGGTGGCCGAGGCGCAGAAGCTGGCCGAGAAGTACCGGAAGAACGGGTTCAAGGTGTCGGACCGGCTGGCGGTGCAGATCCACGAGGCGGCGGTCGAGAACGGGATCAAGCCGGAAGTGGCGTTCGGGCTGGTGAAGACGGAGAGCGGGTTCAAGACGAGCGCGACGAGCCACGTGGGCGCCATCGGCCTCACCCAGCTGATGCCGGCGACGGCGAACTGGCTCAAGCCCGGCACCACGCGCAGCGACCTGCGCGACTCGGAGACGAACCTGGAGATCGGCTTCAAGTACCTCTCCGACCTGATCGAGAAGTACGACGGAAACACCAAGCTGGCGCTGCTGGCCTACAACCGTGGCCCCGGCACCGTGGACCGCCTCCTGAAGCGCGGCCGCAACCCGGACAACGGCTACGCCGACATGGTCTACGGCCGCCGCAACGGACACCGGTGA
- a CDS encoding peroxiredoxin has translation MPLQIGDQAPDVTLPAHDNQQVSLGSLYGAQATVVVFFPLAFTSTCTEELCTFRDDLADYNGLGAQVAAISVDSPFVLDRFRKEIGADYLFLSDFNREASRAFGVLRESPLGPGLRDVSDRSVFVVNPDRTVHYVWHSSNPSLLPPFDEIREALAA, from the coding sequence ATGCCGCTTCAGATTGGCGATCAGGCACCCGACGTGACCCTTCCGGCGCACGACAACCAGCAGGTGTCGCTGGGTAGCCTTTACGGCGCCCAGGCGACGGTGGTGGTTTTCTTTCCGCTGGCGTTCACCAGCACCTGCACGGAGGAGCTGTGCACCTTTCGTGACGACCTGGCCGATTACAACGGCCTGGGTGCGCAGGTGGCGGCCATCAGCGTCGACTCGCCGTTCGTGCTGGACCGCTTCCGCAAGGAGATCGGCGCGGACTACCTCTTCCTCTCCGACTTCAACCGCGAGGCGAGCCGCGCGTTCGGGGTGCTGCGCGAGTCGCCGCTGGGGCCGGGACTGCGCGACGTGAGCGACCGCTCGGTGTTCGTGGTGAACCCGGACCGCACGGTGCACTACGTGTGGCACAGCAGCAATCCCAGCCTGCTGCCCCCGTTTGACGAGATCCGCGAGGCGCTGGCGGCGTGA
- a CDS encoding CbiX/SirB N-terminal domain-containing protein — protein MQALIIIGHGSHLNAESSAPVYRHAEAIRRTGAFDEVRECFWKEEPSMREVFDLVESEDVYVVPLFISEGYFTEEVIPRELGLDGPALSVTRKLGKTIRYCGPVGTHPSMSAMILRRAEESAGMDDEEARRAGLIIIGHGTERNSNSAEVIYRVTREAEAAGVFGEVKTGFLDQPPEVGEVLEEMGGRDVVLVPFFVAEGWHTQETIPDDLGINRPAVSSVTERDGRAIFYAAPVGTFPEVAEIVLQRARQAGADVPEGILAGEDARV, from the coding sequence TTGCAAGCGCTGATCATCATCGGGCACGGGTCGCACCTGAATGCGGAGTCGAGCGCGCCGGTCTATCGCCACGCGGAGGCCATCCGGCGGACAGGGGCGTTCGACGAGGTGCGCGAGTGCTTCTGGAAGGAAGAGCCCTCGATGCGCGAGGTGTTCGACCTCGTCGAGTCGGAGGACGTGTACGTCGTTCCCCTCTTCATCTCCGAAGGGTACTTCACCGAGGAGGTGATCCCGCGCGAGCTGGGGCTGGACGGGCCGGCCCTCTCGGTCACGCGGAAGCTGGGGAAGACGATCCGCTACTGCGGGCCGGTGGGTACGCACCCGTCGATGTCGGCCATGATCCTGCGGCGCGCGGAGGAGAGCGCCGGGATGGACGACGAGGAGGCGCGGCGGGCGGGGCTGATCATCATCGGCCATGGCACGGAGCGGAACAGCAACTCCGCCGAGGTCATCTACCGCGTGACCCGCGAGGCGGAGGCGGCCGGCGTGTTCGGCGAGGTGAAGACGGGGTTCCTCGACCAGCCGCCCGAAGTCGGCGAGGTGCTGGAGGAGATGGGCGGGCGCGACGTGGTGCTCGTCCCCTTCTTCGTGGCCGAGGGGTGGCACACGCAGGAGACCATCCCCGACGACCTTGGGATCAACCGCCCGGCCGTGAGCTCCGTGACGGAGAGGGATGGGCGCGCCATCTTCTACGCGGCACCGGTGGGGACCTTCCCCGAGGTGGCGGAGATCGTGCTGCAGCGCGCCCGCCAGGCCGGCGCGGACGTCCCCGAGGGGATCCTGGCCGGCGAGGACGCTCGTGTCTGA
- a CDS encoding alpha/beta fold hydrolase, translated as MPEITTALTRTRFELRPREGGPPVRGDLRVQEGTQPLSAVVICHGFKGFREWGFFPAVARSLAAAGHAVVSFDFSHNGVGADGVDFSALDLFAQQTHSRNVDEIRMVLDAVRGKGLLPKRPRHVGLLGHSRGGGEAVLAAAEDGRVDALVTWNAIATVHRWTDEQLGRWRHGDSVEITNARTGQAMPVGPAYLRDLEENTERLDIRRAAARLTLPWLIVHGEADTSVAPDDARTLWDMAGENAELLLIEEADHTFGAKHPYQGATDALRTAQEATLEWFDAHLK; from the coding sequence ATGCCCGAAATCACGACTGCACTGACCCGCACCCGCTTCGAGTTGCGCCCGCGTGAGGGCGGGCCGCCCGTGCGCGGCGACCTTCGCGTGCAGGAAGGGACCCAGCCGCTGAGCGCGGTGGTGATCTGCCACGGGTTCAAGGGGTTCCGCGAGTGGGGGTTCTTCCCGGCCGTGGCGCGCTCGCTGGCGGCGGCGGGGCACGCGGTGGTGTCGTTCGACTTCTCGCACAACGGAGTCGGGGCGGACGGGGTGGATTTCAGCGCGCTCGACCTCTTTGCGCAGCAGACGCACAGCCGCAACGTCGACGAGATCCGAATGGTGCTGGATGCGGTGCGCGGCAAGGGGCTGCTGCCGAAGCGTCCCAGGCACGTGGGGCTGCTGGGGCACTCGCGCGGCGGCGGTGAGGCGGTGCTGGCCGCGGCGGAGGACGGGCGCGTCGATGCGCTCGTGACGTGGAACGCCATCGCCACCGTGCACCGCTGGACGGACGAGCAGCTCGGGCGCTGGCGGCACGGCGACTCAGTGGAGATCACCAATGCCCGCACGGGGCAGGCGATGCCCGTAGGTCCGGCCTACCTGCGCGACCTCGAGGAGAACACGGAGCGGCTGGACATCCGCCGCGCCGCGGCCCGGCTCACACTGCCCTGGCTGATCGTGCACGGCGAGGCGGACACGTCGGTGGCGCCGGACGATGCGCGGACGCTCTGGGACATGGCGGGGGAGAACGCGGAGCTGCTGCTGATCGAGGAGGCGGACCACACCTTCGGCGCGAAGCACCCGTACCAGGGCGCCACCGATGCGCTGCGCACCGCCCAGGAGGCTACGCTGGAGTGGTTCGACGCTCACCTGAAGTAA
- a CDS encoding ferredoxin family protein, translated as MPYVIAEPCIGTKDASCVEVCPVDCIYEADDQYYINPDECIDCGACEPECPVQAIFPDTDVPPEWSEYIQKNATLSAK; from the coding sequence ATGCCGTACGTAATCGCGGAGCCCTGCATCGGCACCAAGGACGCAAGCTGCGTCGAGGTGTGCCCGGTCGACTGCATCTACGAGGCGGACGACCAGTACTACATCAACCCCGACGAGTGCATCGACTGCGGCGCCTGCGAGCCCGAGTGCCCCGTCCAGGCCATCTTCCCGGACACGGACGTGCCGCCGGAGTGGTCGGAGTACATCCAGAAGAACGCGACGCTCTCGGCGAAGTGA
- a CDS encoding IS3 family transposase (programmed frameshift), with protein sequence MKKTRHTATQIVGMLREAEALLGTGKSVPEVARHLGIGESTFYRWRGEYTGVQIDTVTRLKELEEENRRLKQVVAEQALDINVLREVAPGKLLSPERRRAAVAHVQQVLGISERRACRALKQARSTQWVGRRAERDGELMERMRQLAAENPAYGYRFIWALLRKEGVGVNVKRVHRLWKEAGLKVVRPVRKKERSGTSANACSVRRAEHPNHVWTYDFVHDETSDGRKLKFLGVVDEFTRLCLRIEVGRSMTAKSVVRVLAELVQIHGEAGAIRSDNGSEFTAGAVKEWLAAAGIETMYIERSSPWENGYSESFNSRLRAEFLNREVFRTLIEAQVLTEKHRLKHNHERPHSSLKYQTPAEFAAAWDGEGSAPTALRPHHPSVNSKTEAGLAPTTLP encoded by the exons TTGAAGAAGACGAGGCATACGGCGACGCAGATCGTGGGGATGCTGCGCGAGGCCGAGGCGCTGTTGGGCACGGGCAAGAGCGTACCCGAGGTAGCGAGGCACCTGGGGATTGGCGAGTCGACGTTCTATCGCTGGCGCGGAGAGTACACTGGAGTGCAGATCGATACCGTGACGCGGCTGAAGGAGCTTGAGGAAGAGAACCGGCGGCTGAAGCAGGTGGTTGCGGAGCAGGCCCTGGACATCAACGTGTTGCGGGAGGTGGCGC CGGGGAAACTACTGAGCCCGGAGCGGAGGCGTGCCGCGGTCGCGCACGTTCAGCAGGTGCTGGGAATCTCCGAGCGCCGGGCGTGCAGAGCGCTGAAGCAGGCAAGGTCGACCCAGTGGGTCGGTCGCAGGGCAGAGCGCGACGGCGAGCTGATGGAGCGGATGAGGCAGCTCGCGGCAGAGAACCCGGCGTACGGCTACCGCTTCATCTGGGCGCTGCTGAGGAAGGAGGGCGTGGGGGTGAACGTGAAGCGGGTGCACCGGCTGTGGAAGGAGGCCGGGCTGAAGGTGGTGCGGCCGGTGCGGAAGAAGGAGCGTTCAGGCACGAGCGCGAACGCGTGCTCGGTCCGGCGCGCGGAGCACCCGAATCACGTGTGGACGTACGACTTCGTGCACGACGAGACCAGCGACGGGCGGAAGTTGAAGTTCCTGGGCGTGGTGGACGAGTTTACGCGGCTGTGCCTGCGGATCGAGGTGGGGCGGAGCATGACGGCGAAGAGCGTGGTGCGGGTACTCGCCGAGCTGGTGCAGATCCACGGGGAGGCAGGCGCGATCCGGAGCGACAACGGCTCCGAGTTCACTGCGGGAGCCGTGAAGGAGTGGCTCGCCGCTGCGGGGATAGAGACGATGTACATCGAGCGGAGCAGCCCGTGGGAGAACGGCTACTCGGAGAGCTTCAACAGCCGGCTGCGAGCGGAGTTCCTGAACCGCGAGGTGTTCCGGACGCTGATCGAGGCGCAGGTGCTGACGGAGAAGCACCGGTTGAAGCACAACCACGAGCGCCCGCACAGCTCGTTGAAGTACCAGACCCCGGCGGAGTTCGCCGCGGCGTGGGATGGTGAGGGCTCCGCGCCTACGGCGCTCCGCCCTCACCATCCCAGTGTGAACAGCAAGACAGAGGCAGGTCTAGCTCCCACCACACTCCCATAA
- the hslO gene encoding Hsp33 family molecular chaperone HslO produces the protein MDRDYLVRATALDERVRAFALNATGIVSELRRRHDTSPVVTAALGRTAMGALLIAAATLKEEEQLLTVDVKGDGPAGRIIVTANGRGEVRGLVGNPHADADSAGEKLNVAGVVGSTGFLSVTKHLGMKDSYQGTVELVSGEIGDDLTYYLAQSEQTPSAVGVGVFTQQDTSVVAGGYMIQLLPGLSEKEIAAIEERIAALPHPTRLLREGSTPEQILERIFPEGYTLGDSQPIRFHCPCSRERFESAIVSLGQDEVRRLIEEEEEPFTEVVCHFCNEAYRYSPHEMEAILEAAR, from the coding sequence ATGGATCGGGACTACCTGGTGCGCGCCACCGCTCTCGACGAGCGGGTGCGCGCGTTTGCATTGAACGCCACGGGGATCGTGTCCGAGCTGCGCCGGCGCCACGACACCTCGCCCGTCGTGACGGCGGCGCTGGGGCGCACGGCCATGGGCGCGCTCCTCATCGCCGCGGCCACGCTCAAGGAAGAGGAGCAGCTCCTTACCGTGGACGTGAAGGGCGACGGGCCGGCTGGGCGCATCATCGTGACCGCCAACGGGCGCGGGGAGGTGCGCGGGCTCGTGGGGAACCCCCACGCCGACGCGGACAGCGCCGGCGAGAAGCTGAACGTGGCCGGCGTGGTCGGCTCGACCGGCTTCCTCTCCGTCACCAAGCACCTGGGGATGAAGGACTCGTACCAGGGCACGGTGGAGCTCGTTTCGGGCGAGATCGGCGACGACCTCACCTATTACCTGGCGCAGAGCGAGCAGACGCCCTCCGCCGTCGGGGTGGGCGTGTTCACGCAGCAGGACACGAGCGTGGTGGCCGGCGGCTACATGATCCAGCTCCTGCCGGGGTTGTCGGAGAAGGAGATCGCGGCCATCGAGGAGAGGATCGCGGCCCTTCCGCACCCCACGCGGCTGCTGCGCGAGGGCTCGACGCCGGAGCAGATCCTGGAGCGAATCTTCCCCGAGGGCTACACGCTGGGCGACAGCCAGCCGATCCGCTTCCACTGCCCGTGCTCGCGCGAGCGCTTCGAGTCTGCCATCGTGAGCCTGGGGCAGGACGAGGTGCGGCGACTCATCGAGGAGGAAGAGGAGCCGTTCACCGAGGTCGTCTGCCACTTCTGCAACGAGGCGTACCGCTACAGCCCGCACGAGATGGAAGCCATCCTAGAAGCGGCGCGCTGA